CGGACAACACCCGGCTGCTGGTGGCCGAAAGCCCCACCCGGGGGCTGGACGTGGCCTCCTGCGCCCAGGTATGGGAGCATCTGCACGCCCTGGCCGCCCAAGGGACCGCCGTGGTCTTCTCCTCGGAAGACCTGGACGAAATTCTGGCCCGCTCCGGGCGCATCCTGGTCTTCTACAACCGCCGCCTGGCGGCCGACACGCCCGCCGCCGGGCAGACCGTGCGCGGCCTGGGCCGACACATGACCGGCCGGGTCGGGCAAACCGCCGCCCAAGCCCTGTCTGACGCGAAACCATGAAAAGCCCCTCCCCTGCATCCATCAACATCCTGTCGGCCCTGGCCCTGGCCCTGGCCGTGACCCTGGCCGTGCTTTTTTTTGCGGGCGCGCCGCCCCTGACCACCCTAGCCGTGCTGTTCGGCGGCGGGCTCGATTCCACGGCCTCGCTGCTCAAGACCTTTTCCTCCTTCATCCCGCTTTTTTTGTGCGCCACGGCGCTTTTGGCCACCTATGCCGCCGGGCTGTGGAACATCGGCGTGGAGGGGCAGATCACGCTGGGGGCGGTGTTCGCGGCGGGTTTTTTGCGCCTGCCCGACCCGGGGAGCTTCCCCCCTGTCCTGGCCCTGATCCTGGCCCTGGCCGCGGCCTTTGCGGGCGGGGCGCTGTGGGCGCTTTTGGCCGGGGCGCTCCGGGTCTACGGCCGGGTGCATGAAATCTTTTCGGGGCTTGGGCTCAATTTCGCGGCCACCGGGGTGACTCTGTGGCTGATCCTTGGGCCCTGGAAACGGGCCGGGATGGCCTCCTTAAGCGGCACGGAACCCCTGCCCGAGGCCTTCCGCCTGCCCGGGTTCGCCGGGAAACCGGCCAGCATGGCCGGGCTGGTCCTGGCCGTGGCCGCCTTCGTGGCGGTGGTCTGGCTGCTTAAGCGCACCACCTGGGGGCTCAGACTGGCCGCCGTGCGACAAAACCTCAAGGCCGCCCGGCTCATCGGGCTTTCCCCGAAACGGCGGCTGCTTGAGGCCATGGGCCTGTGCGGCGGGTTGGCGGGGCTGGCCGGGGGACTTTTGGTCACGGGCCTCTACCACCGCCTGATCCCCTCCATCTCCGGAAATTTCGGCTACACCGCCATCTTGGCCGTGCTCATGGTGTCCCTGGCGCCCGTCTTCGTGCCCGTGTCCTGCTTTTTCTTCGCCGTGCTCCTGGCCGGGGCGGTGCAATTGCCCATGGCCCTGGAGCTGGATTCGTCCTTAAGCGGCGTCATCCAGGGGGTTTTGGTGCTGGCCTTCCTGGCCGCCGGGCGCATGGGCATAGGCGGCAGGCTCACGGGGGATAAAACCTGATGGACGTCTTCGCCGCCACCCTGGCCGCCGTGCTCTTCGCCGGGGCCCCCCTGGCCCTGGCCGCCCTGGGCGAGACGTTGTCCGAGCGGGCCGGGGTCATCAACCTGTCCGTGGACGGGACCGTGCTTTTTTCGGCCATGGCCGCCTTCGTGACGGCCCGGGCCACGGGCGACGCCTGGGTCGGCATGCTCGGCGGGGCCGTGGCCGGGGCCTTCGTGGCCGGGGTGCTGGCCGTGGTCGGGCTTTGGCTGCGCGCCCCCATCCTGGCCGTGGGGTTCATCCTGACCCTTTTATGCCGCGACCTGGCCTATTTCCTGGGCCACGCCCACGCCCGCCAGCCCGGCCCGGACCTTGGGGTGTGGACCATCCCGGGGCTTGCCGACATCCCTTTTGCGGGCACGGTCATCGGCCGCCAGAGCCCGGTGGTGTACCTCAGCATCGTGGCCGTGGCGGCGGCCTCGTTTTTCCTGTACCGCACCCGGGCCGGACTGCGCCTGCGCGCCGCCGGGGAGTCCCCGCGCGCGGCGTTCGCCCGGGGCATCCCGGTGGAACGCTTGAAAGTCCTGTACTGTCTGGCGGGAGGGGCCTTTTCCGGGCTGGCCGGGGCGGCCTATTCGCTGGGGGTCAAGCCCGGCTGGGGCCATCCCCAGGGGGCCGAGGGCGCGGGCTGGATCGCCCTGGCCATCGTCATCTTCGGCGGCTGGCGGCCGTCGCGGGTGGTGCTCGGGGCCTATTTCTTCGCGCTCATCCAGGTCATGGGCATCCACCTCCAGGACGTCCTGCCCGGGCTTTCCAGCACGCTGTTCCAGATCGCGCCTTTTCCGGTCATGATCCTGACCCTGCTTTTCATCAATATCCGCCGCTCCGGACGTTTCCGCGACGCGGTGCAAAACGTCCCCCTCCTGGGACGCCTGGCCGGGAAACCGCCGGCCGGAGCCCCCGGGGCCCTGGCCGGGGTTCTGGACCAGGATGCGGCCTAAGCCGCCGCACGCAGGAACCATGGCCCACACCCCAAAAAACACCTCGCCTTCCGAGAAAAAAGACGCCGCCTATTCCCACGGCATCCTCGCCAAGTTCCTGCATCTGGCCGGGGCCCAATGGCTGCGCGACGGCCTGCACACGGTCTTCCTCATCTATCTGGCCCGGCAAAGCACCAGCGACTATGGGGAATTCATGGTGGCCTTCGGACTGGCCTCCATCATCCTGTTTCTGGGGGAATTCGGCCTCAACCAACCCCTGGTGGCGTCCTTAAGCAAAAAATTCACCCACAAGGGCGACATCCTGGCCCAGTACACCCTGCTCAAGGGGGGCATCCTCACGGCCGGATGGCTGGGGGTGCTGATCTTCGTTCTGTGGCAGGACTACACACCGGGGCTGACGAATCTGGTGTTGGTCATCAGCGCCGGGGTGGGGCTGGAGGCCCTGGCCAGTTCCTTTTTCGTGGCCATCCGGGTGGAGGGCCGCCAGGATCTGGAGGCCCGCATCCGGGCCGTGGCCGCCCTTTTAGGATACGGCTGGGGGCTTTCGCTCTTGATCGCCGGGGCCGCGCCGCACTGGATCGCGCTTTTCAAGCTCATTGAAAACGGCGTCAACCTGGCGGGCGGCATCTGGATGGCCCTGGCCAAGACCGATTTCGAAGGGCTGACGCTCAAGCGCAAATCCCTGGCCCGCACCTGGGCCACGGCCAAAAACGGGGCGATATTCGTGCTCATGGCCCTGGCGGCCATCCTCTACAACAAGGCCAACGTCTATTTCCTGCAAGGCC
Above is a genomic segment from Desulfolutivibrio sulfodismutans DSM 3696 containing:
- a CDS encoding ABC transporter permease — its product is MKSPSPASINILSALALALAVTLAVLFFAGAPPLTTLAVLFGGGLDSTASLLKTFSSFIPLFLCATALLATYAAGLWNIGVEGQITLGAVFAAGFLRLPDPGSFPPVLALILALAAAFAGGALWALLAGALRVYGRVHEIFSGLGLNFAATGVTLWLILGPWKRAGMASLSGTEPLPEAFRLPGFAGKPASMAGLVLAVAAFVAVVWLLKRTTWGLRLAAVRQNLKAARLIGLSPKRRLLEAMGLCGGLAGLAGGLLVTGLYHRLIPSISGNFGYTAILAVLMVSLAPVFVPVSCFFFAVLLAGAVQLPMALELDSSLSGVIQGVLVLAFLAAGRMGIGGRLTGDKT
- a CDS encoding ABC transporter permease — its product is MDVFAATLAAVLFAGAPLALAALGETLSERAGVINLSVDGTVLFSAMAAFVTARATGDAWVGMLGGAVAGAFVAGVLAVVGLWLRAPILAVGFILTLLCRDLAYFLGHAHARQPGPDLGVWTIPGLADIPFAGTVIGRQSPVVYLSIVAVAAASFFLYRTRAGLRLRAAGESPRAAFARGIPVERLKVLYCLAGGAFSGLAGAAYSLGVKPGWGHPQGAEGAGWIALAIVIFGGWRPSRVVLGAYFFALIQVMGIHLQDVLPGLSSTLFQIAPFPVMILTLLFINIRRSGRFRDAVQNVPLLGRLAGKPPAGAPGALAGVLDQDAA
- a CDS encoding lipopolysaccharide biosynthesis protein is translated as MAHTPKNTSPSEKKDAAYSHGILAKFLHLAGAQWLRDGLHTVFLIYLARQSTSDYGEFMVAFGLASIILFLGEFGLNQPLVASLSKKFTHKGDILAQYTLLKGGILTAGWLGVLIFVLWQDYTPGLTNLVLVISAGVGLEALASSFFVAIRVEGRQDLEARIRAVAALLGYGWGLSLLIAGAAPHWIALFKLIENGVNLAGGIWMALAKTDFEGLTLKRKSLARTWATAKNGAIFVLMALAAILYNKANVYFLQGQAGPTKVAQYSATWELVDGMAILVSNLLLRSVLYPLFVRLWKNDRQEFGRLASDCLRWLIGISLPVMFVLYVESDRIIGAIYGGAYHEAMWMQKYLVFTIICAFVHNLAAYLMMSQGRERLLLFIYVAGLAVNLVLCATLIPADPLLGACLAMLVTKAAVALASTAYCHFSMHIINLRALAPIGLALAAGCGLYLLLGLTGVRELAEAAALIPFVFLVRKWRAEIKARQAAVP